The genomic DNA CCGCGACAGCGCCGGGTCGGCGGCGAGGCAAGCTGCATCGAGCCAGGCCGCGTCGAACTCCAGCTCGTCTCGAGCTTGCGAGAACGACACCTCGACGCCGAAGAAGCGCTCGTGCCCGGACACGTCGAGCGGAGGCCCCTGAAGGAAGCGGACGTGGCGGAGCGGGCAGCTCACTCCGGTCAGCTGCTTGCCCCGCGCCAGCACCAGCCCGAACAAGAGCTCGGTCGCCGGGCGGGGTGCCGCGGGCAGGCTGCAGTTCTTTCCAATCAAGACCGCCGCCTCAGCATGGCGCTCGAGCATCAGGGAGGTGCGGTCGTCGACCAGCGGATAATAACGGATGGTGCGCTCGATGGCCTCGCGCAGCGTGGCGGACGAACGGATGGTGAAGTCGAGGACTTCGAGGGCGCCGAGCGGAATGGCGGCCGCAGCTTCGAGGCAGAACAACTCGTTGTGGGTGAGCTCCGGCGCGCGGTCCATGAGCCGAAAGGCGAGCGCGGCATCGACGCGAGCCTCCGCGTCTGCGAGCACTTCGGCGCTGAGTCCGGCGCTCTCCAGCAAAGCGGCGCGATCAGCCCCCGCTTGCTCGAGCGCGTCGAGCAGCGCACGCACCACCACGGTCGACAAGGTGCCGCTCATCGGTGAGTCCAATGATAGCAACCTCGACCCTAGCGGTGTCGTGATTGCGCTCCCGCTACGGCTCTGAAAGACTGCTCACCGGAATCAGCACGTTGCCCGTCGCACCGAGGATCCGCGCGTCCCTGCTCCTGGCCCTGGCGGTCTTTGGCGGTAGTCCGGAGCCCGCCCGTGCCGACCAGCAGGCCGCGATCCCCACGCTGGCCGTGCAGCCGAGCTTGTGGCGCACCAGCCGTGTCCAGCTCCACGTCGAGCGCGGACTCCACGCCCAACTGCGCATCGGAGAGCTTGCGAAATCGCTCGGCGGGCAAATCGCAAACTCGAGCGAACAGTACGCGAGCGTGGAGGTGCCGACTGCGCGTTACGCCGCGTTCATTGCAGCGTTGCGCCGGCTGGGGAAGCTCTCGCGGGAAACCGTCACCACGTCCGACGAGTCGGGTCGCCTTTCCGACGCGCAGTCGCTCGTCCGTTCGCTGCTGGTCGCTCGCGAGCGAAGGGCACGACTCGGCGCCATCGCGAGGAGCGTCAACGAGAAGCTCACGCTGGAGGGGGTGAACGCGCGGACGGCGAACGCCATCGTGCAGG from Myxococcales bacterium includes the following:
- a CDS encoding AraC family transcriptional regulator, with translation MSGTLSTVVVRALLDALEQAGADRAALLESAGLSAEVLADAEARVDAALAFRLMDRAPELTHNELFCLEAAAAIPLGALEVLDFTIRSSATLREAIERTIRYYPLVDDRTSLMLERHAEAAVLIGKNCSLPAAPRPATELLFGLVLARGKQLTGVSCPLRHVRFLQGPPLDVSGHERFFGVEVSFSQARDELEFDAAWLDAACLAADPALSRFFERYASDFLERLRGPATFVDEVRGTIARELSGMEPTLDSTAASLGMSDRTLQRRLSEASTSYKELLDDVRRSAALSLLKNPGVSIGEVGYLLGFADTSTFYRAFKRWTGSTPAEHRRSN